From a region of the Thermosipho melanesiensis BI429 genome:
- a CDS encoding alpha/beta hydrolase family protein, with protein sequence MIDVNLKVSFKVVVYVSLLIFSFLNFFIAFLIFFLLQIPFLRRSLLGKLPFDLEKKPWSRKISYKYKENLWLDIYYPKTDSNQIILFAHGGGWISGYRRQPNNISWYRYLVSKGFTVATIDYRYGYLNDIELLVEDISDAYKFVSEKFPKLKISLMGLSAGGHLALYFVLKYKPKVENVVAYYTPCDLLDIWKSPSLFAKFAVSTTLKRLPNKSKDLYIKYSPISYVDKNLPPILLVHGLKDKVVPFISSVRMYKKLRKMGNKAKLLLHPKGDHGFEFVLKDDKTREILEKTIKFLRGDLYD encoded by the coding sequence GTGATTGATGTGAATTTAAAAGTTAGTTTTAAAGTTGTTGTATATGTATCTTTGTTAATTTTTTCATTTTTAAATTTTTTCATAGCATTTTTAATCTTTTTTCTCTTGCAAATTCCTTTTTTGAGAAGGTCTCTTTTGGGGAAACTTCCGTTTGATTTGGAGAAAAAGCCATGGTCTAGAAAAATAAGTTATAAATACAAAGAAAATCTTTGGCTAGATATATATTATCCAAAAACTGACTCAAACCAAATTATTTTGTTTGCACATGGTGGTGGTTGGATTAGTGGATATAGAAGGCAACCGAACAACATTTCGTGGTATAGATATTTGGTTTCAAAAGGATTTACGGTAGCGACTATAGATTATAGATATGGATATTTAAACGATATAGAACTATTAGTAGAGGATATTTCCGATGCTTATAAATTTGTGAGTGAAAAGTTTCCAAAATTAAAAATAAGTTTAATGGGATTGTCTGCAGGCGGGCATCTTGCTTTATATTTTGTTTTAAAGTATAAGCCAAAAGTTGAAAATGTTGTAGCATATTACACACCTTGCGATCTTTTAGATATTTGGAAAAGCCCATCATTATTTGCAAAATTTGCCGTTTCGACAACCTTGAAAAGATTGCCAAATAAATCAAAAGATTTATACATTAAATACTCTCCAATTTCATATGTGGATAAGAACCTTCCACCAATTTTGTTAGTACATGGTTTAAAGGATAAGGTAGTGCCATTTATTTCTTCTGTTAGGATGTATAAGAAATTAAGAAAAATGGGGAATAAAGCAAAGTTGTTACTACATCCCAAAGGTGATCATGGATTTGAATTTGTCTTAAAAGATGATAAGACAAGGGAAATACTTGAAAAAACAATAAAATTTTTAAGGGGAGATTTATATGATTAG
- a CDS encoding MFS transporter — MAIANRIIFFTLINGISGNIYQVLFNLYLKDLGYHNDIIGNVMSFNLWGSAVLGLIIGILADRIGRKRVLFIVQPLVIFFAIMRLFPSNLTLLYFFSFFFGGFNASIRLLTDVFLVESTSHGNRAKYFGINFGVNMLTGVLGNSIGGFLGDFFGFRKVMFFAMLLRSFALVPILNLKEKRNVKFKKVKLDDFQKKIFTFYIFSTASVGFGAGLFIHFGNVIFYDLFSMSATFIGFILAFAQLGTSIGSAFSHKIGKRFGAAKALMLSNITVPLLILMLAFVREPISFTTIYISRFTIMNMVNPIFNTLVLSYLPSNILAASTGLRNFANNASRAFASMLFSILATSNSGYTTIFLISSVFYFTNGILMFVFYKTIGGKDKKFYS; from the coding sequence ATGGCTATTGCAAATAGAATAATATTTTTTACTTTGATAAATGGTATTTCAGGAAATATTTATCAAGTGTTATTCAATTTGTATTTGAAAGATTTGGGGTATCATAACGATATTATTGGAAATGTTATGTCTTTTAACTTATGGGGAAGTGCTGTCTTAGGACTAATAATTGGTATTTTGGCAGATAGAATAGGTAGAAAAAGGGTGTTGTTTATTGTACAACCTCTAGTAATTTTCTTTGCAATTATGCGTTTGTTTCCTTCGAATTTAACTTTACTTTACTTTTTTTCTTTTTTCTTTGGAGGATTTAATGCTTCAATTCGGTTGTTAACAGATGTTTTTTTGGTAGAAAGTACTAGTCATGGAAATCGTGCAAAGTATTTTGGGATAAATTTTGGTGTTAATATGTTAACTGGTGTATTAGGGAATAGCATAGGTGGATTTTTGGGAGACTTTTTTGGATTTAGAAAGGTGATGTTTTTTGCCATGCTTTTAAGGTCTTTTGCATTGGTTCCTATATTGAATTTAAAAGAGAAAAGAAATGTAAAATTTAAAAAAGTTAAATTAGATGATTTTCAAAAAAAGATATTCACTTTTTATATTTTTTCAACAGCTAGTGTAGGATTTGGTGCGGGATTATTTATTCATTTTGGAAATGTGATTTTCTATGATTTATTTTCCATGAGTGCAACCTTCATTGGATTTATACTTGCATTTGCACAACTTGGGACAAGTATTGGTTCGGCATTTTCTCACAAGATTGGGAAGAGATTTGGGGCGGCAAAAGCATTGATGCTTTCAAATATAACCGTTCCATTGTTAATATTAATGTTAGCTTTTGTAAGGGAACCTATTTCGTTTACAACCATTTATATTAGCAGGTTTACAATAATGAATATGGTTAATCCCATCTTTAATACCCTTGTTTTGTCATATCTTCCGTCAAATATTTTAGCGGCTAGTACCGGCTTGAGAAATTTTGCAAATAATGCCAGTAGGGCTTTTGCATCAATGCTATTTTCAATACTAGCTACTTCAAATAGTGGATATACTACGATATTTTTGATAAGTTCTGTTTTTTACTTTACAAATGGTATTTTAATGTTTGTTTTTTACAAAACAATAGGAGGAAAGGATAAAAAATTTTATAGTTGA
- a CDS encoding alpha/beta hydrolase: MISFKFDFKKPDFSSGYILKSKRFRVSYIKFPSLYKECEKGTETVEVYLFEPKKDVGGSLMILHGLGTSNIPFLLWMGTHLANAGLRTVIPILPGNFTRVPNNSVSGKDYFSTDVNRATKFWEHAVVDVISVLKFFKELKLWHENNCLLGFCLGGMLGVILNAITDDFKKTILMTTGGDIATLIWYSPTLAFMRRDIKKGLGGDIRDKGKFLKRFEDDIKKLKKFETVEDMQNSDIHPFLKVDPIAYAKFVNKERIIFIEALFDKALPKKSRKLLWEMLGKPRRHIIFSGHVTWLPFQYFLARFILKEMDVNEFRRQARLLEKIKYEEK, translated from the coding sequence ATGATTAGTTTTAAATTTGATTTTAAAAAGCCGGATTTTTCATCAGGATATATTTTAAAATCAAAACGGTTTAGAGTTTCATATATAAAGTTTCCTTCTCTTTATAAAGAATGCGAGAAAGGGACTGAGACTGTAGAAGTTTATCTGTTTGAGCCAAAAAAAGATGTAGGCGGCTCTTTGATGATATTACATGGTCTTGGAACTAGTAACATACCATTTCTTTTATGGATGGGGACGCATCTTGCAAATGCAGGACTTAGAACTGTAATACCAATTTTACCCGGTAATTTTACAAGAGTTCCAAATAATTCCGTTAGTGGAAAGGATTATTTTTCAACGGATGTAAATCGTGCAACAAAATTTTGGGAGCATGCGGTTGTTGATGTAATTAGTGTATTAAAGTTTTTTAAGGAGCTAAAATTATGGCATGAAAATAATTGTTTGCTGGGGTTTTGTTTAGGTGGGATGCTAGGTGTTATTTTAAACGCTATTACAGATGATTTTAAAAAAACAATACTTATGACTACAGGAGGAGATATTGCTACTTTGATTTGGTATTCACCAACTTTAGCGTTCATGAGAAGAGATATTAAAAAGGGATTGGGTGGAGATATAAGGGATAAAGGGAAGTTTTTGAAGAGATTTGAAGATGATATAAAGAAGCTTAAAAAGTTTGAAACTGTTGAGGATATGCAAAATAGTGATATCCATCCATTTTTAAAGGTTGATCCAATTGCTTATGCAAAGTTTGTGAATAAAGAACGCATAATATTTATCGAAGCCTTATTTGACAAAGCGTTGCCAAAAAAAAGTAGAAAACTCCTCTGGGAAATGTTGGGAAAACCAAGAAGACATATTATATTTTCCGGCCATGTAACATGGCTTCCCTTTCAATATTTTTTGGCAAGATTTATTTTAAAAGAAATGGATGTAAATGAATTTAGAAGGCAGGCAAGATTGTTGGAAAAAATAAAATACGAAGAAAAATAG